ACCTCCCAGAGATCGACGACAACCCCGGAAGCAATCAACAAGGCAGAGATGACGATGCCAATCATCAGCCCCTCCACACCGCGAATGATGGTGAGGCGAAGCGGCCTGGTTGCCCGAATGCCAAAGAATTTCCGTTCAAAGGTTGAAGTGCGGCGTAGGTCCCAAAACGCAAGAGCAAATCCTGCGTAAAACAGGGGATTTAGAAAAAGATCCCTGATGACCCACAGGATGGACAGGGCTGCGGCATGCCAGTTCATTTCGTCTTACACCCGCCCTTTCCATGGCGAGAGGTAAATCACGCCATCTATAAAATAGAATCCGAAATCAGGCCCGATGAAATGCAACGCAAATAACAGTCCATACGCGTGGTACAGACTGTTATTCGACACTATCCACTCTTGTCCTGCTTGGTGACTATTGAGTGCTTTGGAGACAACTGTTCTATCTTGGAAGTCAGTGGGAAGCCTCGAGCGACTTTGCCACGGCTTCCGCCTTTTGCAACTGGGTATCGGAGTTCACGAGGAGGGCCTGAAACTGCTTGTCGATGGCAGCAGCAGTCTTCGTATCGACAACCCCTGTTTGCGGCAGACCAGCCTGTTTTTGAACGGCCATCACCGCTTGCTTTGTGCTTGCATCAAAGAATCCATCTGTACGGTCAACAGGATACTTCAGCGCTTGCAAGGTTTGTTGCAGGTATTGAACCGTCTTTGCGTTTTGATTTTCCTGCAAGGGTAATTTTTGACTCGATATCGACGGCAGCGACACGTAGGACGGAAGGTTGACAAGGTCGGTCGGTGTCAGGCCCTTCTTATTGATCCAATCCCCAGTCGGCGTCAGCCATTTCGCCACCGTGTATTTCAGCGTGCTCCCGTCCGGGTACGCCTGCGTCTCCTGAACTGTGCCTTTACCGAACGATCTCGTTCCAACAAGCGGCACCCCGGCGTCATCATGCAGTGCAGCTGAGAGAATTTCCGCGGCGCTGGCCGTGTCCTGGTCCATTAAGACCACCACCGGCAGCTTGTCCCCCGGCCCTTTTGACGTCAATTTGTCAATATGTAGACTTCTGTCCTCTGTCTGGACAATGACTTTACCCTTTGGAATGAAGTCGCTGGCAATGTCCACGGCTACATTTAGGTAGCCGCCCGGGTTTCCGCGCAGGTCAAGAATCAGGACCTTAGCCCCCTGTTTCTTGAGGTCCGCAAGACCCTGGCTGACTTCGCCGGCAGTGTTTTCTGCAACAACCGAAATTTGCATGTAGCCAATCCCGCCCGACAGCATCTTCGTCATGACCGAAGGCTTGGTGATTTTCGCACGCTTCATCGTCAGGTTAATCACTTGTCCCGGGTCTGACCTGCGATGGACCCCAATCGTCACAGACGTTCCAACGGGCCCAACGACAAGGCTGCTCACCTGCTGCAGCGACATCCCCGTGACACTCTTGCCATTTACCTGGACAATCACGTCGTGCGGCAACAGCCCAGCTTTCTTGGCCGGCGAATCCGTCATGACCGACTGAATTTCAATTCCATTTTGGTTCTGCTCAATGGTAACGCCAATGCCAACGAAAGATCCTGATAACATCTGGTTAAACTGCTTTGCGTCGACAGGGGCAAAGTAATCTGTGAACGGATCGCCAATCGAGTTGGTCATCCCGGCCACTGCTCCGTTTAGCAAGGTTGTGTTCGATTCCTTCAGATAATAGTTGTCATGCAACAGGTGATACGCAGAGAAAAACTTTTGAAACGCCGGCGATGCCGTTCCCGGCGTCAAACTCACATTCGCCACTTTCAGGCCCAACAGGGTCCCCCCGGCGCCGACGACAAGTCCAAGTATCAACGTACCAGCAGCCACACGAAAAGAGGCGCCTCGTTTCATACGCCAAGACCCCTCCTTTTTGATTCCCACTATGAACGGATTGCAACGCGCAATCAAGTCCAGGACCCGTTCACACCAAGTTTTAATCGCGTATGATACCAAGTTCTAATCCGGTATCACGCGAAGTTCTAATTCTGCATCATACCAAGTTCTAATCCGGCATTACACCCGCAGGAACTTCCGTACCGACATGATGCCGCCCCAGATGCCGATGAAGAGACCAAGGCCAAACAACACCAAAGCCAGTTTGGATGCAAGACCGGCGACAGGCATCAACGGAAACGCGATGGACAGAAATGCCCCGCCAATTCTCTCGTAAGCCATGCGATAGGCGAAGAAAATCGCCAAAAATGGCACCGCCGCACCAATGGCTCCAATCATTAACCCTTCGGTCAAAAATGGCCACCTGATGAACCAGTTGGTAGCACCAACGAGCCGCATAATCTCAATCTCCCGCCGGCGGGAGAAAATTGTAATCTTGATGGTGTTTGAGATGAGAAACATGGCTGTCACAACCAACCCGACAACAAAGGCAAGTCCGATGTTACGGACGACGTCGAGGAAGCGGAACAGTTTGTTGGCAACATCACTGCCATCTTGAACCTTGTCTACTTGCGGCATGGTCGCAATTTCTGTTCCTAAGGTGACCGTCTGTCTCGGATCTACAGCTTTCACAACCAGCTTGTCCGGCAAAGTGTTCGTGGCGGACAGTCCTGACAGAACATCATTGTATTGCGATCCGATAGACTTCTGAAGTTGCGCGAACTCCTCTTGTTTGGAAACAAACTGGACAGATTTCACGCCTGGCATGGACTGAATTTCTGCCATGGTTTGCTTCTCCTGCGCGGTGGTTGCCGTCATCTTGTAAAAGACGTTGATCTGCAGTTGCCCCGTGATATAATTCGACATCTGCTGCGCGTTCATCGCAATGACCAGTGTCACACCGAGAATTAACAGCGTAATCCCGACCGCGCTAAGCGACGCGAAGGTCATCCAACCGTTGCGAATGAGATTCTTCAGACCCTCTCGAAAGTGACGTAGTAGCCTAATCTTCATATCCGTATGTCCCTTTCACTTCATCCCGGACAATTTGCCCTTGTTCAATGGCGATGACGCGTTTTTTCATCGTGTTGACAATATCCTTGTTGTGTGTGGCCATGACGATGGTCGTCCCGCGGTCATTGATGCGCTGAAAGAGTTTCATGATGCCCCATGAGGTTTCTGGGTCGAGGTTGCCCGTAGGTTCGTCAGCGATAATGACAGAGGGGTTGTTGACCAGGGCGCGCGCGACAGCGATGCGCTGTTGCTCACCACCAGACAATTGAGAAGGCAAATCGTCCGCCTTGTCAGGAAGGCCGACCCACTCCAGGACCTCTTTCACGCGCCTCCGAATGTGCCTCGGGGACACGCCAATGACTTCTTGTGCAAACGCGATATTTTCAGCCGCCGTTAGGTTCGGCAGCAATTTAAAATCTTGGAAGACAACGCCGATGCTGCGGCGTAAGAGGGGGACTTTACGGTTTTTCAAACGTTCGATATTGAATCCGTTGACAAAGATGTGACCTTTAGTGGGGCGTTCCTCGCGGTACATCAGCTTGATAAATGTCGACTTGCCTGCACCACTGGGGCCGACAACATAGACAAACTCCGATTTGCCGATGTGCACAGTGATGCCATTTAATGCGGTTGTACCCGTTGAATATTCCTTCCACACATCTTGCATCTCAATCAATTGCGGCACTCCTCGGGAATTGCGTCGAATCTTGTCTAGCACAGTTTCGACGCGTATCCACAAAATCCTGTCTAAAGTTCGGAAATGCCACAACTTGGCGGCAAAAAACAGCCGACGAAATGGAGACGGAGAACAGATTAGTGCCCAGTGAACATCTGTATCATGTGAATCGCCGCGGGACCAAGCACCACCACAAACAGCGCTGGAAACACAAACATGATGAGGGGAAAGAGCATTTTTACAGGTGCCTTCATCGCTCGCTCTTCCGCATCCATCCTGCGCTTGCGGCGAACCTCTGCGGCTTGAATACGCACGACTTGGGCCATGCCAACACCAAGGCGTTCCGATTGCACGACCGATGAGACAAACGTCCGAACCGCTTCCACTCCCGTTCTCGCAGCCATTCGCTGCAACGCCTGAGCCCGTGAACTTCCTAGTTGAATTTCGCGCAAAGTACGTCCGAACTCCTCCGCAACAGGGCCGGACAACTTCGTGGCAAGGCGCTCAATTGCCTGGTCAAACCCGAGCCCAGCTTCGACACTGACCGTCAGCAAATCAAGTGCGCTCGGCAACTCGCGCAGGATGAGCAACTCACGCTGTGTAATACGCTTTGACAGCCAAAAGTCGGGACCCACAATGGCGAGCACCGCGATGGCTATCCAGAGCAGAAATGCCGGCAATCCAAGGCCCATTGCAAGCGCCAGCATCATGCCGCCGAAGGTGCCAATGAGCGTGGCCACCAGCCGTAATCCCAGCCATTCCTTCGATGACAGATGCATCGGCGCACCCGCCTGTGCCAGTTTGGTTTGCAGCCGCGCCAGGCGCTGACTGGACCAGGTTTTAAACCAACGGTTGCCGAGCAGGCGAAACAGTCGGCGTGCGAGCGGATCGCGCCGCTCCGGCCCAACCACAGCAGGGGCTCGATTTCCCCGTCCCCATTCCATGGCCGATTCAATGCGGGTCTGTACGCGCATCCGCCGCGACCACAACCATGTTAAAACAATGTATACCCACAGAAAAAAGGTAAGAAACAAGACCCACAGAATCACTAATCTCACCCCCGCGGCAAATCTC
The Alicyclobacillus curvatus genome window above contains:
- the ftsE gene encoding cell division ATP-binding protein FtsE, which codes for MIEMQDVWKEYSTGTTALNGITVHIGKSEFVYVVGPSGAGKSTFIKLMYREERPTKGHIFVNGFNIERLKNRKVPLLRRSIGVVFQDFKLLPNLTAAENIAFAQEVIGVSPRHIRRRVKEVLEWVGLPDKADDLPSQLSGGEQQRIAVARALVNNPSVIIADEPTGNLDPETSWGIMKLFQRINDRGTTIVMATHNKDIVNTMKKRVIAIEQGQIVRDEVKGTYGYED
- a CDS encoding ABC transporter permease; its protein translation is MKIRLLRHFREGLKNLIRNGWMTFASLSAVGITLLILGVTLVIAMNAQQMSNYITGQLQINVFYKMTATTAQEKQTMAEIQSMPGVKSVQFVSKQEEFAQLQKSIGSQYNDVLSGLSATNTLPDKLVVKAVDPRQTVTLGTEIATMPQVDKVQDGSDVANKLFRFLDVVRNIGLAFVVGLVVTAMFLISNTIKITIFSRRREIEIMRLVGATNWFIRWPFLTEGLMIGAIGAAVPFLAIFFAYRMAYERIGGAFLSIAFPLMPVAGLASKLALVLFGLGLFIGIWGGIMSVRKFLRV
- a CDS encoding S41 family peptidase, producing the protein MKRGASFRVAAGTLILGLVVGAGGTLLGLKVANVSLTPGTASPAFQKFFSAYHLLHDNYYLKESNTTLLNGAVAGMTNSIGDPFTDYFAPVDAKQFNQMLSGSFVGIGVTIEQNQNGIEIQSVMTDSPAKKAGLLPHDVIVQVNGKSVTGMSLQQVSSLVVGPVGTSVTIGVHRRSDPGQVINLTMKRAKITKPSVMTKMLSGGIGYMQISVVAENTAGEVSQGLADLKKQGAKVLILDLRGNPGGYLNVAVDIASDFIPKGKVIVQTEDRSLHIDKLTSKGPGDKLPVVVLMDQDTASAAEILSAALHDDAGVPLVGTRSFGKGTVQETQAYPDGSTLKYTVAKWLTPTGDWINKKGLTPTDLVNLPSYVSLPSISSQKLPLQENQNAKTVQYLQQTLQALKYPVDRTDGFFDASTKQAVMAVQKQAGLPQTGVVDTKTAAAIDKQFQALLVNSDTQLQKAEAVAKSLEASH
- a CDS encoding type II secretion system F family protein, with the protein product MRLVILWVLFLTFFLWVYIVLTWLWSRRMRVQTRIESAMEWGRGNRAPAVVGPERRDPLARRLFRLLGNRWFKTWSSQRLARLQTKLAQAGAPMHLSSKEWLGLRLVATLIGTFGGMMLALAMGLGLPAFLLWIAIAVLAIVGPDFWLSKRITQRELLILRELPSALDLLTVSVEAGLGFDQAIERLATKLSGPVAEEFGRTLREIQLGSSRAQALQRMAARTGVEAVRTFVSSVVQSERLGVGMAQVVRIQAAEVRRKRRMDAEERAMKAPVKMLFPLIMFVFPALFVVVLGPAAIHMIQMFTGH